From one Acidobacteriota bacterium genomic stretch:
- a CDS encoding amino acid permease, producing the protein MLPAMQPTKGTAVESQPHGLVRGMGLWDVVLFNVAAVLGPRWVATAAHTGPSSVSLWLGAAILFFIPEALVITELATRFPRVGGIYAWTNEAFGPFHGFVSGWVYWTYSIVYFPALLNASVAMSAYMGGPKFAALATNKLFVIVGALIILGIAIWLNIVGVHIGKWLENAGAAGTYLPLLLLVLFGAWFAASHGPVTAFTAQSMSVHFSWGTINYWAQIAFAFAGLEVVCFMGEEVRDPQKTFKHGILIAAIAIVAAYVLGTMGTLAILHPGQVDLRAGAIQALTSAAGQFGLAWIAIIMATLLFIGNIGGVGTTVAGVARVPFAAGIDRYMPRAFGKIHPKWRTPWVAMLVQGGAAALLLIVSQIGGASAASAYQLLVDATDIMYFIAFVYTFAAVLAMRKRPDRGTQPGHALIPGGQLGVWICGTLGLLITLLSIIISLIPPDDLQGSRMWFEIKLVGICGVLIFSGLILYWRKNKRGDEPLATTA; encoded by the coding sequence ATGCTTCCGGCAATGCAGCCGACCAAGGGCACAGCCGTCGAATCGCAGCCGCACGGGCTGGTGCGGGGCATGGGGCTGTGGGACGTGGTGTTGTTCAACGTCGCCGCGGTGCTGGGGCCGCGCTGGGTGGCGACGGCGGCGCACACCGGACCCAGCTCGGTGAGCCTGTGGCTGGGCGCGGCGATTCTGTTTTTCATTCCCGAAGCGCTGGTGATCACCGAGCTGGCGACGCGATTCCCGCGCGTGGGCGGCATTTATGCCTGGACGAATGAGGCGTTCGGGCCCTTTCACGGCTTCGTTTCCGGCTGGGTGTACTGGACCTACAGCATCGTCTACTTCCCTGCCCTGCTGAACGCCAGCGTGGCCATGTCGGCGTACATGGGCGGGCCGAAGTTTGCGGCGCTGGCCACCAACAAGCTGTTCGTGATTGTGGGGGCGCTGATCATTCTGGGCATCGCCATCTGGCTGAATATCGTGGGCGTGCATATCGGCAAATGGCTGGAGAACGCCGGCGCCGCGGGAACGTATCTGCCGCTGCTGCTGCTGGTGCTGTTCGGGGCCTGGTTTGCCGCCAGCCATGGCCCGGTGACGGCATTTACGGCGCAAAGCATGAGCGTGCATTTCAGTTGGGGCACGATCAACTACTGGGCGCAGATTGCGTTTGCCTTCGCGGGCCTGGAGGTGGTGTGCTTCATGGGTGAGGAAGTGCGCGACCCGCAAAAGACGTTCAAGCACGGCATCCTCATCGCGGCGATCGCGATTGTGGCGGCGTATGTGCTGGGGACGATGGGGACGCTGGCGATTCTGCATCCCGGGCAGGTGGATCTGCGCGCCGGGGCGATTCAGGCGCTGACGTCGGCGGCGGGGCAGTTCGGGCTGGCGTGGATCGCGATCATCATGGCGACGCTGCTGTTCATCGGCAACATTGGCGGCGTGGGCACGACGGTGGCGGGCGTGGCGCGGGTGCCGTTTGCGGCGGGGATTGACCGTTACATGCCGCGCGCGTTCGGCAAAATTCACCCCAAATGGCGGACGCCCTGGGTGGCGATGCTGGTGCAGGGGGGCGCGGCGGCGCTGCTGCTCATTGTCAGCCAGATTGGCGGGGCCAGCGCGGCAAGCGCGTACCAGTTGCTGGTCGATGCGACCGACATCATGTACTTCATCGCCTTCGTGTACACGTTCGCGGCGGTGCTGGCGATGCGCAAGCGGCCCGACCGGGGGACGCAACCGGGACACGCGCTGATTCCGGGCGGCCAACTGGGAGTGTGGATCTGCGGCACGCTGGGGCTGCTGATCACGCTGCTGTCGATCATCATTTCGCTGATTCCGCCCGATGACCTGCAGGGTTCGCGGATGTGGTTTGAGATCAAGCTGGTGGGCATCTGCGGGGTGCTCATCTTCAGCGGTCTGATTCTGTACTGGCGGAAGAACAAGCGCGGAGACGAACCGCTGGCCACAACGGCATAA
- a CDS encoding class I SAM-dependent methyltransferase: MPGLSAENRGCSQLHIFCTPVVPRTHRLSFAPMPRGLGDWPINCGALVGSKAPIDPMADLASSRRFWEEKAKENPLWYVSSYGSFAHRDEAQFWDSGDRIWREIKRAVGYQPTATDTVVELGCGVGRLTRAIATEVTVCHAFDISETMLARAREGIGHGVEFHLAEGASLRPMGDGVADLVLAYCVLQHLPSETVLAANLSEMVRVVKPGGLIVFTTAPRGWRSRLLPLSRFKSVLMAAFRRTGPKGTYKKEWVGIRPSRARVERLCPVPLEFRALPGERWLYWSRKPVAIERSGETG, encoded by the coding sequence GTGCCCGGGCTTTCGGCGGAAAATCGAGGCTGCAGCCAACTTCACATTTTCTGCACGCCGGTGGTGCCACGAACGCACCGGCTCAGCTTTGCGCCCATGCCGCGCGGGTTGGGCGACTGGCCCATAAATTGCGGAGCGCTGGTTGGGAGCAAAGCACCGATTGACCCAATGGCGGACTTGGCAAGTTCAAGGAGATTTTGGGAGGAGAAGGCCAAAGAGAACCCGCTTTGGTACGTCTCGTCCTACGGCTCGTTTGCCCATCGCGATGAGGCCCAGTTCTGGGACTCCGGCGACCGTATCTGGAGGGAAATCAAGCGCGCGGTTGGATATCAACCGACCGCGACCGACACGGTAGTCGAACTTGGCTGCGGAGTAGGTCGTCTGACTCGGGCCATTGCAACAGAAGTCACTGTGTGCCACGCGTTCGATATATCGGAGACGATGTTGGCGAGGGCGCGCGAGGGAATCGGGCACGGGGTTGAGTTTCATCTGGCCGAGGGCGCTAGCCTGCGGCCGATGGGAGACGGTGTGGCCGATCTCGTGCTGGCCTACTGTGTCTTGCAGCATCTGCCGAGCGAAACCGTGCTCGCAGCGAATCTGTCGGAAATGGTGCGGGTGGTGAAACCAGGGGGACTGATCGTGTTCACCACGGCGCCGAGAGGCTGGAGGTCAAGGCTTTTACCTTTATCGAGATTCAAGAGCGTGCTGATGGCTGCTTTCCGGCGAACGGGGCCAAAGGGGACGTACAAAAAAGAGTGGGTGGGCATAAGGCCAAGCCGGGCGAGGGTCGAGCGGCTCTGCCCGGTGCCACTGGAGTTCCGCGCCCTGCCCGGCGAACGCTGGCTGTACTGGAGCCGGAAACCGGTCGCCATAGAGCGATCAGGAGAAACGGGTTGA
- a CDS encoding UDP-3-O-acyl-N-acetylglucosamine deacetylase, whose product MPSEATLAHSATATGVGLHSGAKAHLKLLAAPAGSGIHFRRTDLDDFAVEARAGNIAKVSYATSLMKKGVFISTTEHLLSALMGAGVDNMVVELDNLEVPILDGSALPFMEMIAAAKLRRQRRRRRVMEILEPLEMREGEKFIGVYPCREYRLHYRIDFPHPVIGKQEFALTLTPDSYRRELAPARTFGFLADFAAMRRQGLIRGGSLENAVVLDDKRVVNGELRFRDEFVRHKMLDLIGDLALLGAPLQAEVRADRAGHALHTALVQRLLREKRHWRWQDGTQGAAAADAGILAATSVATLDAYTE is encoded by the coding sequence ATGCCCAGCGAAGCCACGCTTGCCCACAGCGCCACAGCCACAGGCGTGGGATTGCATAGCGGCGCCAAAGCGCATTTGAAGCTGCTGGCGGCGCCCGCAGGGAGCGGGATTCACTTCCGGCGCACCGATCTGGACGACTTTGCCGTGGAGGCGCGGGCGGGCAACATTGCCAAAGTCAGCTACGCCACGAGCCTGATGAAGAAGGGCGTGTTTATCTCCACCACCGAGCACTTGCTGTCGGCGCTGATGGGCGCCGGGGTGGATAACATGGTCGTGGAGCTGGACAATCTGGAGGTGCCGATTCTGGATGGCAGCGCGCTGCCGTTCATGGAGATGATTGCGGCAGCGAAGCTGCGGCGGCAGAGACGGCGGCGGCGGGTGATGGAGATTCTGGAGCCGCTGGAGATGCGGGAGGGGGAGAAGTTCATCGGGGTGTATCCCTGCCGGGAATACCGGCTGCATTACCGGATTGATTTCCCTCATCCTGTGATCGGAAAGCAGGAATTCGCACTGACGCTGACGCCGGACAGCTACCGGCGGGAACTGGCGCCGGCGCGGACCTTCGGATTTCTTGCCGACTTTGCGGCGATGCGGCGGCAGGGACTGATCCGCGGGGGCAGCCTGGAGAACGCGGTGGTGCTGGATGACAAGCGGGTAGTGAACGGGGAGCTGCGCTTCCGGGACGAGTTTGTGCGCCACAAGATGTTGGACCTGATCGGGGATCTGGCGCTATTAGGCGCGCCGCTGCAAGCGGAAGTACGGGCCGACCGGGCGGGCCATGCGCTGCACACGGCGCTGGTGCAGCGGCTGCTGCGGGAGAAGCGGCATTGGCGCTGGCAGGACGGTACACAAGGAGCAGCGGCGGCGGATGCAGGCATCCTGGCGGCTACTTCTGTTGCGACCTTAGACGCATATACTGAGTAA
- a CDS encoding class I SAM-dependent methyltransferase: protein MLSPALAELETGIRRPASRLRDLLAAPLHDLAVRDHLLFQFCPLRCGMQVLEAGPGNGYTGYRLAPLMQQVTLVDVKPLLILELQRRFASVPNVNAEVADLASTEWPRSLRDYDLVFGLDVFEYVPDPAQGLRNACRTLRNGGMLFFSFPNYPPPKGDGVTRFETRAPLDAMLRAAGFARWDIFAVQLHPWARAVYEVFHEWPLRTLRRVRRKSRTGRPQTFDQTWTFQNRFHLVALKGLLHLIWLLAEGIMQAGGPLFHACQIAPAGDPTTLVYGHLVVRAWKD, encoded by the coding sequence ATGCTGTCACCAGCGCTTGCGGAACTTGAGACTGGAATCCGCCGTCCGGCCTCGCGCTTGCGCGACCTGCTGGCCGCGCCGCTGCACGATCTGGCCGTTCGCGATCACCTTTTGTTCCAATTTTGCCCCCTGCGATGCGGTATGCAGGTGCTCGAGGCCGGACCCGGCAATGGCTACACGGGCTATAGACTAGCGCCGCTGATGCAACAGGTCACCCTCGTGGACGTGAAGCCGCTCCTGATCCTGGAGCTGCAACGGCGGTTCGCGTCTGTGCCAAACGTCAACGCCGAAGTGGCGGATCTGGCGAGCACGGAGTGGCCACGCTCGCTACGCGACTATGACCTGGTTTTCGGACTCGATGTTTTCGAATACGTTCCCGACCCCGCACAAGGCCTGCGCAACGCCTGCCGCACGCTCCGCAATGGCGGAATGCTCTTCTTCAGTTTTCCGAACTACCCGCCTCCGAAGGGCGATGGCGTGACGCGTTTCGAGACCAGGGCGCCGCTGGACGCGATGCTGCGGGCTGCCGGCTTCGCCCGTTGGGACATCTTCGCTGTTCAACTCCATCCGTGGGCGCGTGCGGTTTACGAAGTTTTTCACGAATGGCCATTGCGAACCCTGCGCCGGGTGCGCCGCAAGAGCAGGACCGGGCGCCCCCAGACTTTCGACCAAACCTGGACTTTCCAGAACCGTTTTCACCTGGTGGCTCTTAAGGGTCTCTTGCATTTAATCTGGCTGCTCGCGGAGGGCATAATGCAGGCGGGCGGCCCACTGTTTCATGCGTGTCAAATAGCTCCCGCAGGCGATCCCACGACGCTCGTCTATGGCCACTTGGTCGTGCGCGCCTGGAAGGACTAA
- a CDS encoding acetyl-CoA C-acetyltransferase: protein MSDSAVIITGVRTPVGRFLGGLAPLKATQLGAIVVREVVQRAGIKPEQVDECIMGNVVQAGNGQNPARQAALYGGLAPHVAAMTINKVCGSGLKAVGLAAQGVLLGDTSIVVAGGMESMSNCPYLMPGARTGYRMGDQKVVDSMVHDGLWDVYEDFHMGNTAELVSDTYKIIRQQQDEYALGSHKKAIAAMQAGYLDSQIVPVEIPQKKGEPVIISKDEGPRADTSMEALGRLKPAFKKDGTVTAGNAPGVNDGAAAVVVTTLAKAKELNLKPKFRIVAQAVSGLEPKWVMMTPVEAVRKLWTKTGWKAEDVDLYELNEAFAVQGVALIRELKLDAARVNVNGGAVAIGHPIGASGCRILVTLMYELERRQAKRGIAALCLGGGNAVGMAIERL, encoded by the coding sequence ATGAGCGATTCAGCCGTCATCATCACCGGAGTCCGCACGCCCGTGGGGCGTTTCCTTGGAGGTTTGGCGCCGTTAAAAGCGACGCAGTTGGGCGCCATCGTGGTGCGCGAAGTGGTTCAGCGCGCCGGTATCAAGCCCGAACAGGTCGATGAATGCATCATGGGCAATGTGGTGCAGGCGGGCAACGGCCAGAACCCTGCCCGCCAGGCGGCTCTTTACGGAGGTCTCGCGCCGCACGTCGCCGCCATGACCATCAACAAGGTCTGCGGCTCCGGCCTCAAGGCAGTGGGCCTGGCGGCTCAGGGCGTGCTGCTGGGCGATACCAGCATCGTCGTCGCTGGCGGCATGGAATCCATGTCCAACTGCCCCTACCTTATGCCCGGCGCCCGCACCGGCTATCGCATGGGAGACCAGAAGGTGGTCGATTCCATGGTCCACGACGGCCTCTGGGACGTCTACGAAGACTTCCACATGGGCAACACCGCCGAGCTGGTCTCCGATACGTACAAGATCATCCGCCAGCAGCAGGACGAATATGCTCTCGGCAGCCACAAGAAGGCGATTGCCGCCATGCAAGCCGGCTACCTCGATTCGCAGATCGTCCCAGTCGAGATTCCGCAGAAAAAAGGCGAGCCCGTCATCATCTCCAAAGACGAAGGCCCCCGCGCCGATACTTCGATGGAAGCCCTCGGCAGGCTTAAGCCCGCCTTCAAAAAAGACGGTACCGTCACCGCCGGCAACGCCCCCGGCGTCAACGATGGCGCTGCCGCCGTCGTGGTGACCACCCTGGCCAAAGCGAAAGAGTTGAACCTTAAACCCAAGTTCCGCATTGTCGCTCAGGCGGTTAGCGGCCTCGAACCCAAGTGGGTGATGATGACGCCGGTCGAAGCCGTCCGCAAGCTCTGGACCAAAACCGGCTGGAAGGCCGAGGACGTCGATCTGTATGAGTTGAACGAAGCCTTCGCTGTGCAGGGCGTGGCGCTCATCCGCGAGCTTAAGCTCGACGCCGCCCGCGTCAACGTTAACGGCGGCGCGGTCGCCATCGGTCATCCCATCGGCGCCAGCGGCTGCCGCATCCTGGTCACGCTCATGTACGAGCTCGAGCGCCGCCAGGCGAAGCGCGGCATCGCGGCCCTCTGCCTCGGTGGCGGCAACGCCGTCGGCATGGCCATCGAACGTTTGTAA
- a CDS encoding 3-hydroxybutyryl-CoA dehydrogenase, with amino-acid sequence MEITKVAVIGGGTMGNGIAHVLAKFGVDVTLIEANAGAGQKALTTIEKNLAREVSKGKLDEAASAAARRRITLATDVAAAASAQLAIEAVPELRDIKLPLLAQLNKVLSPEALIASNTSSISITELASASGRPEQFVGMHFMNPVPMMKLVEVIRGLQTSDATVKAVQDLALRLEKTPVEVHDYPGFIANRVLLPMINEAIYCVMEGVATPEAIDEIMKLGMAHPMGPLTLADFIGLDVCLHIMEVLHDGLGDSKYRPCPLLRNMVAAGWLGRKTARGFYKY; translated from the coding sequence ATGGAAATTACGAAGGTTGCTGTCATCGGCGGCGGCACCATGGGCAATGGCATCGCCCATGTGCTCGCCAAGTTTGGCGTGGATGTCACTCTGATTGAGGCCAACGCCGGCGCCGGCCAAAAGGCTCTCACCACCATCGAGAAAAATCTCGCCCGCGAAGTCTCCAAAGGCAAGCTCGACGAAGCCGCCTCCGCGGCTGCCCGCCGGCGCATCACCCTGGCCACCGACGTCGCCGCCGCGGCGAGCGCGCAGCTCGCGATTGAAGCCGTCCCCGAGCTTCGCGACATCAAGCTGCCGCTGCTCGCCCAGCTCAACAAAGTCCTGAGCCCCGAGGCGCTGATCGCCAGCAACACGAGCTCCATCTCCATCACCGAGCTCGCCTCCGCCAGCGGCCGCCCCGAGCAATTCGTCGGCATGCACTTCATGAATCCGGTGCCGATGATGAAGCTGGTCGAGGTCATCCGCGGCCTGCAAACCTCTGACGCCACCGTCAAGGCGGTGCAGGATCTTGCCCTGCGCCTGGAAAAAACTCCGGTCGAAGTCCACGATTATCCCGGCTTCATCGCCAACCGCGTCCTGCTGCCCATGATCAACGAAGCGATCTACTGCGTCATGGAAGGCGTCGCAACCCCCGAGGCCATCGACGAGATCATGAAGCTCGGTATGGCCCACCCCATGGGCCCGCTCACCCTTGCCGACTTCATCGGCCTCGACGTCTGCCTCCACATTATGGAAGTCCTCCACGACGGCCTCGGCGACTCCAAATACCGCCCCTGCCCGCTGCTGCGCAACATGGTCGCCGCCGGCTGGCTCGGCCGCAAAACCGCCCGCGGCTTCTATAAGTATTAG
- a CDS encoding Glu/Leu/Phe/Val dehydrogenase, protein MSTLTEELSVDAQETNPAAAQASRFNIAAKKLNLNEGIAKILAHPARELTVNIPVQMDDGRIEVFTGYRVQHSDARGPCKGGIRYAPDVSLDEVRALATWMTWKCAVVNIPFGGGKGGIIVDPHILSRNELERLTRRYTAELTPFIGPERDVPAPDVNTNAQIMAWVMDTYSMHQRQTMTAVVTGKPLALGGSAGRPAATGRGVKFVCDRATEKLGMKRKDTRVIVQGFGNVGSNAAELMAADGYQVIGIDEYDGGVLNPKGLDIPALMAHKEQKKTLQGFGGAKMLPPRALLTEACDILVPAATENQITSHNAAQVKAKILCEGANGPTTAVADGILQEKGVFVIPDILANAGGVTVSYFEWVQDRQGYFWKEPMVNERLQEVMDDSFAAVMLYAEKHKVNNRIGAYMVAIDRVATAIQLRGLYA, encoded by the coding sequence ATGAGCACCCTTACTGAAGAATTGAGTGTCGACGCCCAGGAAACCAATCCGGCGGCGGCGCAGGCCAGCCGGTTCAATATCGCGGCCAAAAAGCTGAACCTGAACGAAGGCATCGCCAAGATTCTGGCGCACCCCGCACGCGAGCTCACCGTGAATATTCCGGTGCAGATGGACGATGGCCGGATTGAAGTGTTCACCGGCTACCGCGTGCAGCACAGTGACGCGCGCGGACCGTGCAAGGGCGGCATCCGCTACGCGCCGGATGTATCGCTGGATGAGGTACGCGCGCTGGCGACCTGGATGACGTGGAAGTGCGCGGTCGTGAACATTCCCTTTGGCGGCGGTAAGGGCGGCATCATCGTGGATCCCCACATTCTGTCGCGCAACGAGCTGGAACGGCTGACGCGGCGCTACACCGCCGAGCTGACGCCTTTCATCGGGCCGGAGCGGGACGTACCGGCGCCGGACGTGAACACCAATGCGCAGATTATGGCGTGGGTGATGGACACCTACTCGATGCATCAGCGGCAGACGATGACGGCGGTGGTGACGGGCAAACCGCTGGCCCTGGGCGGCAGCGCGGGACGGCCGGCAGCGACCGGACGGGGCGTTAAGTTCGTCTGCGACCGCGCCACCGAAAAGCTGGGCATGAAGCGGAAAGACACGCGGGTGATCGTGCAGGGCTTCGGCAACGTGGGCAGCAATGCCGCCGAGCTGATGGCCGCGGACGGATACCAGGTGATCGGGATTGACGAATACGATGGCGGCGTGCTGAATCCGAAGGGACTCGACATTCCGGCGCTGATGGCGCACAAGGAGCAGAAGAAGACGCTGCAGGGGTTCGGCGGCGCCAAGATGCTGCCGCCGCGGGCGCTGCTCACCGAGGCCTGTGACATTCTGGTGCCCGCGGCCACGGAGAATCAGATCACCAGCCACAATGCGGCGCAAGTGAAGGCGAAGATTCTGTGCGAAGGCGCCAACGGACCGACGACGGCGGTGGCGGACGGCATCCTGCAGGAGAAGGGTGTATTCGTAATTCCCGACATCCTGGCCAATGCCGGCGGCGTGACGGTGAGCTACTTCGAGTGGGTGCAGGACCGGCAGGGCTACTTCTGGAAAGAGCCGATGGTCAACGAGCGGCTGCAGGAGGTCATGGACGACAGCTTCGCCGCGGTGATGTTGTACGCGGAAAAGCACAAGGTGAACAACCGCATCGGGGCTTACATGGTGGCGATTGACCGGGTGGCGACGGCGATTCAGTTGCGCGGGCTGTACGCCTGA
- a CDS encoding DUF2203 family protein produces the protein MSSDRTFTLGEAQELLPLLDGLLHNAMRAHRRVEELDEEMQGVISHILLAGGVQVDPIHTSGMRSERERCAQQLEDATREIAASGAQIKDLEEGLLDFPCLLHGRVVLLCWKRGEQAIEHWHGTQEGFANRKPLDPSMYQGGGFHIH, from the coding sequence ATGAGCAGCGATCGGACGTTCACGCTGGGAGAGGCGCAGGAGCTGCTGCCGCTGCTTGATGGCCTGTTGCACAACGCCATGCGGGCGCACCGGCGGGTGGAGGAGCTGGACGAGGAGATGCAGGGGGTCATCAGCCATATCCTGCTCGCCGGCGGGGTGCAGGTGGATCCGATCCACACCAGCGGCATGCGCAGTGAGCGCGAGCGTTGCGCGCAGCAACTCGAGGACGCCACGCGCGAAATTGCCGCCAGCGGCGCGCAGATCAAGGATCTCGAAGAAGGCTTACTGGACTTTCCCTGCCTGCTGCATGGGCGCGTGGTGCTGCTGTGCTGGAAACGGGGCGAGCAGGCCATCGAGCACTGGCATGGCACACAGGAAGGCTTCGCCAACCGCAAACCGCTGGATCCGTCGATGTATCAGGGCGGCGGATTTCATATTCATTAA
- a CDS encoding D-tyrosyl-tRNA(Tyr) deacylase has translation MRVLLQRVSRARVRVGGEITGEIGAGYVALIGVARGDTQADMDYLCRKIAALRLWPDEAGKMNRSLLEAVAAPAVLAISQFTLLADTRRGLRPSFDAAAPPEEARPLYEGLIAQLRTAGVNVATGVFQADMDVELVNQGPVTVLLDSRDGVAEKTQITGRV, from the coding sequence ATGAGAGTCTTGCTGCAGCGGGTGAGCCGGGCGCGGGTGCGGGTGGGGGGCGAAATCACCGGCGAGATTGGGGCGGGGTATGTCGCCCTGATCGGGGTGGCGCGGGGCGATACGCAGGCGGATATGGACTATCTTTGCCGCAAGATCGCGGCGCTGCGGCTGTGGCCGGATGAGGCGGGGAAAATGAATCGTTCGCTGCTGGAGGCGGTGGCGGCGCCGGCGGTGCTGGCCATCTCGCAGTTCACGCTGCTGGCCGACACGCGGCGGGGATTGCGGCCGAGCTTTGATGCGGCGGCGCCGCCGGAAGAGGCGCGGCCCCTGTACGAAGGCCTGATTGCACAACTGCGGACCGCCGGGGTGAACGTGGCGACGGGCGTGTTCCAGGCGGATATGGATGTCGAGCTGGTCAACCAAGGGCCGGTAACAGTTCTGCTGGACTCGCGAGATGGCGTGGCGGAAAAGACACAAATCACCGGCCGCGTGTAG
- the nadA gene encoding quinolinate synthase NadA: MALLAESKCDLDNYLRYPDHELDGRIAELRATLGGRVLILGHHYQRDEVIRFADFQGDSLRLAQQCTQHPEAEFIVFCGVHFMAESADILRAEHQQVILPDLNAGCSMADMAEYPQVLDAWEQLQELGLVDEFLPITYMNSTARIKAFCGEQGGLVCTSSNAPAAFRWAFTQKPKILFLPDQHLGRNTGVKVGLGLEEMLTWDPRQDYGGNTPEAVAKAKVLLWKGHCSVHQRFRPEQIDEWRKKEPGIRILVHPECCHEVVAKADLVGSTDFIIRQLAQAAPGTRWAIGTELHLVHRLAARHEDQLISPLDNDGCPVCSTMFRISPQHLAWVLDNLVQGQVVNRIAVKEEVKHWARVALNRMLELTPAAASANDGAGR; the protein is encoded by the coding sequence ATGGCGTTATTGGCGGAGTCCAAGTGCGATCTGGACAATTACCTGCGTTACCCGGACCACGAGCTGGACGGGCGGATTGCCGAACTGCGGGCCACGCTGGGGGGAAGGGTGCTGATTCTCGGGCACCACTACCAGCGCGACGAGGTCATCCGGTTTGCCGATTTCCAGGGTGACTCCCTGCGGCTGGCGCAGCAATGCACCCAGCACCCGGAGGCGGAATTCATCGTGTTCTGCGGGGTGCATTTCATGGCGGAAAGCGCCGACATCCTGCGGGCTGAGCACCAGCAGGTGATTCTGCCGGACCTGAACGCAGGCTGCTCGATGGCCGACATGGCCGAGTACCCGCAGGTGCTGGACGCCTGGGAACAGTTGCAGGAGCTGGGGCTGGTGGACGAGTTTCTGCCGATCACCTACATGAACTCGACTGCGCGCATCAAGGCATTCTGCGGCGAGCAGGGCGGGCTGGTGTGCACGTCCTCGAATGCGCCGGCGGCGTTCCGCTGGGCGTTCACACAGAAGCCGAAGATTTTGTTTTTGCCGGATCAGCACCTGGGGCGGAACACGGGCGTGAAGGTGGGCCTGGGGCTGGAGGAGATGCTGACCTGGGATCCGCGGCAGGATTACGGCGGGAACACGCCGGAGGCCGTGGCGAAGGCCAAGGTGCTGCTGTGGAAGGGCCACTGCTCGGTGCATCAACGCTTCCGGCCGGAGCAGATAGACGAGTGGCGGAAGAAGGAGCCGGGGATCAGGATTCTGGTGCACCCGGAATGCTGCCACGAAGTGGTGGCCAAGGCGGATTTGGTGGGCTCGACGGACTTCATCATCCGGCAACTGGCGCAGGCGGCGCCGGGGACGCGCTGGGCGATTGGCACCGAGTTGCATCTGGTCCACCGGCTGGCGGCGCGGCATGAGGACCAGTTGATTTCGCCGCTCGACAACGACGGCTGCCCGGTATGCTCGACCATGTTCCGAATCTCGCCGCAGCATCTGGCGTGGGTGCTGGATAATCTGGTGCAGGGCCAGGTGGTCAACCGGATTGCCGTGAAAGAGGAAGTCAAGCACTGGGCGCGGGTGGCGCTGAACCGGATGCTGGAGCTGACGCCGGCGGCCGCGAGCGCAAACGACGGAGCGGGGCGATGA